ctgtccacgttgtccctaagaagggaggcatgacagtggttcataatgaaaagaatgaactggttcctacaagaacagttacagggtggcgcatgtgtattgattacagaaggctcaatacagtcaccagaaaggatcattttcctttaccattcatagaccagatgctagagagactagcaggtcatgaatactactgctttttggacggctactcaggttacaaccaaattgcagtagatcctcaggaccaagagaaaacagcatttacatgcccttctggagtatttgcctacagaaggatgccttttggtctgtgcaatgcacctgcaacctttcagaggtgcatgctctctatcttctcggatatggtagagaaatttctggaagtcttcatggatgacttttcagtgtttggagactcattcagctcctgccttaaccatctagcacttgttctgaaaagatgccaagagaccaacctagttttaaactgggaaaaatgtcactatatggtgactgaaggaattgtccttgggcataaaatttcaaacaagggaatagaggtggatcaagctaaagttgaagtaattgaaaaattaccaccacctaccaatgttaaggcaatcagaagctttctggggcatgcaggattctacagaaggtttataagggatttttcaaaaattgccaaacctctgagtaatctgctagctgctgacactccatttatttttgataatgagggtctgcaggcgtttgagactctgaaagctaagctggtcacagcaccagtgatctctgcaccagactggacattaccatttgaactaatgtgtgatgccagtgaccatgccattggtgcagttttgggacaaaggcatggtaagcttctgcacgtcatttattacggcagccgtattctaaatgatgcacaaaagaactacacaaccacagaaaaggagttacttgcagtggtttatgcccttgacaagttcagatcttatttagtaggatcaaaagtgattgtgtacactgaccatgctgctcttaaatatctactcacaaagcaggattcaaaacccaggctcataagatgggtgttgcttctgcaggagtttgatatagaaataagagacagaaaagggacagagaatcaagtagctgatcacctgtcccggatagaaccagtagcaggagcatctcTCCCTCCTAATGAGATCTCTGAagcctttccggatgagcaattatttgctattcaggaagctccgtggcttaCAGACaatgcaaactataagactcaaggttctccttctgtaaccatggagtggaagcataaagagcttctctcaaagcagagtcaaatagattctccacagtcaaactctaagtttggtgttgagaggtcacaaccaaactctaagtttggtgttggataggttccaacattgctctgaacatctgtgaggctccatgagagcccactgtcaagctactgacattaaagaagcgcttgttgggaggcaacccaatgttatattttatctattttcttttgttattttatgttttttgtaggttgatgatcataagaagtcacaaaatcaattgaaaaaagcaaaaacaggaagaaaaacagcacaccctggaggaagaacctattggcgtttaaacgccagtaaggctagcaggtgggcgtttaacgcccagtttggcaccattctgggcgtttaacgccagaaaggggcaccagactggcgttaaacgccaggaaagggcaagaacctggcgttaaacgccagaaatgggcaccagcccggcgtttaacgctagatttggctcaaaacgcatttttgcatgccatttggtgcagggatgacttttccttgacaactcaggacctgtggaccccacaggatccccacctaccccaccaccctctctcttcttctctacccattcaccaatcacctctaccacttttccccaaaaacccctcacctatcaaatcctactatcctctttaccactcacatctctccttcattttcacacaccctaaacactacttcttccccctttggccaCAACATAAGCCTCCTACAtatcctccattttcttcttcttctactctcttttttcttcttttgctcgaggacgagcaaaccttttaagtttggtgtggtaaaagcattactttttgtttttccataaccatttatggcatccaaggccggagaaacctctagaaagaggaaagggaaggcaaaagcttctacctccgagtcatgagagacggagagattcatctcaagggatgcactttcctccataaaactattgggagcaaatcaatacctccctaggagaattgagttccaacatgggacaactaagggtggagcaccaagaacactccattctcctccatgaaattagagaagatcaaagaatcatgagagaggagcaaaaaagacaaggaagagacattgaggagctcaagcactccataggatcttcaagaggaagaacaagctggcatcactaaggtggacccgttctttaatttccttgttctttgtttttctgtttttcgaaattttcatgcttatgtttgcctatgtttgtgtcttatgatcattagtgtcttagtgtctatgccttaaagttatgaatgtcctatgaatccatcacctttcttaaaagaaaactgtttttatcacaaaagaacaagaagtacaagatttcaaattcatctttaaaactagcttaattagtttgatgtggtgacaatactttttgttttctgaatgtatgtttgaacagtgcatatgtcttttgaattttttgttcatgaatgttaaaattgttggctcttgaaagaatgatgaaaaaggagacatgttgctgaggatctgaaaaatcataaaaatgattcttgaagcaagaaaaagcagtgaatataaaaaaaacgaaaaaaaagaagaaggaaaaagagaaaaagaaagaaataaagtgtgatccaaggcaaaaagagagtgcttaagaaccctggacacctctaattggggactctagcaaagctgagtcacaatctgaaaaggttcacccaattatgtgtctgtggcatgtatgtatccggtggtaatactggaagacagagtgctttgggccacggccaagactcaataagtagctatgttcaagaatcatcatacttaactaggagaatcaatgacactatctggattctgagttcctaaagaagccaatcattctgaatttcaaaggatagagtgagatgccaaaactgttcggaggcaaaaagctactagtcccgctcatctaatttggagctaagtttcattgatatttcggagtctatagtatattctcttctttttattctattttgattttcagttgcttggggacaagcaacaatttaagtttggtgttgtgatgagcggataaattatacgctttttagcattgtttttagtatgttttcagtatgatctagttagtttttagtatatttttattagtttttagttaaaattcacttttctggactttactatgagtttgtgtatttttctgtgatttcaggtattttctggctgaaattgggggatctgagcaaaaatctgattcagaggctgaaaaggactgcagatgctgttggattctgacttccctgcactcaaagtggattttctggagctacagaagcccaattggcgcgctctcaatggcgttggaaagtagacatcctgggctttccagaaatgtataatagtccatactttgcccgagatttgatggcccaaaccggcgttgcaaatcagcttcagaattcccagcgtttaacgctggaactggcataaaacttggagttaaacgcccaaactggcataaaagctggcgtttaactccagaaagagtctctacacgaaaatgcttcattgctcagcccaagcacacaccaagtgggcccggaagtggatttttctgtcatttactcaattctgtaaaccctaggttactagttcactattaataggatcttttgacattgtatctgtacctcatgacactttacacgtttctttgtgtacttttcacggtatgagtctctaaaccccatggttgggggtgaggagctctgctgtgtcttgatggattaatgcaattactactgtttcttattcaatcatgcttgcttccgttctaaagatatcacttgttcttaaaccggatgaatgtgatgatccgtgacactcatcatcattctcaaccatgaacgtgtgcctgacaaccacctccgttctaccttagattgagtagatatctcttggattccttaaccagaatcttcgtggtataagctagaactgatggcggcattcaagagaatccggaaggtctaaaccttgtctgtggtattctgagtaggattcaatgattgaatgactgtgacgtgcttcaaactcctagcaggcggggcattagtgacagacgcaaaagaatcaatggattctattccggcctgaccgagaaccgacagatgattagccatgctgtgacagagcataggaacgttttcactgagaggatgggaggtagccactgacaacggtgaaaccctacatacagcttgccatggaaggagccttgcgtgtttgatgaagaaagacagtaggaaagcagagattcagaagatggagcatctccaaaacctcaacctattctccattactgcataacaagtacttatttcatgttcttttgcttttcacaatcaatcctgataatttctgatatcctgactaagatttacaagataaccatagcttgcttcaagccgacaatctccgtgggatcgacccttactcacgtaaggtattacttggacgacccagtgcacttgctggttagttgtgcggggttgcaaaagtgtgattgcaatttcgtgcaccacttggCCAGTTCGACGATGATGACAGTGACACCATTGAGGATTCTAATTAGTTATGTTATATGTTCCTGTCCGGTGGGGACTTTGTTAGTTTATGTATTGAGCATTCTAGTTAGTTATGTATTGAGCATGCAAGTTAGTTTATGTATTGAGCATGCTAGTTAGTATTTATGGCTTTCAGACTTATGTAcaatattattttacttttgACCAAGTAGTTTAACCGGCTTCAGATTATTTTATGTGTTTCTCTACGGTTTTATATTATAATGCACAATATGAAAGATGTCCAAAGCGGTTTAATGAAACAGGTAAGATAACAGGAGTTTATTCATCTGAAATTTCTGTGTTAAAGAAACATGTTGACAGTCACATACTTAACCAACGATACATTACTCAGATTATCTAGACCATGAAACAACTGAAACAACATAGAAGGGGGGTTACACGACATGAGATCTACGCATCCCCTCCACCACTTTGTCTTCGCTGGTGACAGTTCCTTCGCGTATGCCCAGGCTGACGGCATAGCCCACAACGCTTCGGCTGATTCTCTTGAGACTGATCCATGGTTCCACGGATCCTGGTTGCCTTTGGACGACCTTCCTTTGCACGCCGCATATTAGGGTCAGGAATGATGGTTGGCCCAGCATATGGAGGCCATAGTCCTTCAGGGATAGGTGGGAGAAACCTCTGGTTGTAAACGTTGAACACCTCACTCATACGATACACTTCGTGAACATATGACGCCCAGTTAAGCCGGGAGTAGGCACAACACGCAATGGCGTGGCAATAAGGATAATGCAGCGCCTGGAAGTGGCCACAGTCGCATCGGTGATTTTTAAGGGAAACTCTATAGCTACCCAGCGAGAAGGTCCCCGTTGGTGTTGTCTCAGCGACGGTGTACTCGGACTAATGCCTGTCGTATAATGTCACAGTGAAGCACCTAGAGTCTCTTAGGTTCCAATCAATAGCCTTGACTAATGCCTGACAGAATTCATGGCCAGATCCGAGTTGTGCCTCTGCTGTCTGTCCCCGTACCACAAATAGCTGAGCAAGCCTCCCGTAGGTTGACTTAACCAATGATGTGACCAGCAGGTTGCGAGTTCCCTTTAGCACGGAGTTCACACATTCACTGATGTTTGTGGTCATGTGCCCGAACCGTCGACCAGCATCCTCATGTTGGGTCCATTTGTCATACTCCATACGGTTGGCCCAGTCACACATTGCTGGATTCTCAGTCCGCATGATGTCGAACCAGTAGTAAAACTCTGCCTCAGTCTTGGCGTAGGCAGCATTGACCAGCAACCTCCTTAAGTCCTTACCTTTGAACGTTAGGGCAAAATTCGCAGCCACATGCCTTATACAGTAGGCCCGGAAAGCACGAGGAGGCAGCCATCCAGTCTCAGGTGCCTCAAGCGCTGCCTTGATCCCATTATGCCTGTCTGATATAACAAGGATGCCCTCCTGAGGAGTCACATGCTCTCGGAGATTGGACAAGAAGAATGACCACGACTCTGCATTTtcgccctccacaagggcaaaTGCTATCGGCAGGATGTTCGAGTTTCCGTCCTGAGCTATCGCCAATAGCAGCGTCCCTCCATACTTCCCATACAAGTGGGTACCATCAATACTGACGAGGGGCTTACAATGCCGGAATGCCTCGACACAGGGTGAAAATGTCCAGAAAAGCCGGTGAAAGTACACCGTGGACTCATCAACCCCACCACCAATCCGAACAGGAGACGTCTTCAGCACCGTGATTGTTCCCGGCATTGTCACCTGGATCCCTAGCATCCAACGTGGCAACTCCGCGTAAGACTCTTCCCAATCTCCATATATTTGTGCCACTGCCTTCTGCTTAGCCATCCAAACCTTCCTGTAACTAGGCCTGAAACCGTAATCCGCTTCTGTCGCTTGCTGAAGTACCTTTACCGTAACCGCTGCATCCGCCCTAACCATAGGAAGAATCCTCGCACATATAACGTGATAATCCAGCTGACGGTGATCACTTGAAATAGAAGTTGCGAGGCATGTGTGTGGCCCGTTGTACCTCCTTACCTCCCAAGTCCCCTTTCGTGCACGAAGCGCTACACGAATCAACCAAGTACAACCCTTGCCGAATTCCTTGCATTTTCCATGATACTTCAAATGATCCGATTCGATGACTCTGTACTCAACACCTCGCCGGATGCTATAGTCCTTTACACTCAGCACAGCTTCATCTTTACTCTGGAATGATCGCCCAATCTGAAATTATGTAGAAGATCTCCCCATTTTGTTACCACTGTCTTCCTGTTGACCAAGAGCTTCCAAGTTTAGTGTGGAGAAGTGTGGAGGGTACTGATGAGAACCAGAACTTGAAGGCCGATGCTGTGCATGTGGATTGCCACCTGTGTCATCGTCGCTGTCACCATCGATATCAACAGGCTCCTGGTCAGACTCATCGTCACGCATTGCATTCTCTACTTGATCAGGTCCACCAAAGTCTTCGATATAAGGTACGAGGCCACCACCGGTGCCCACAACGTTGGGAGGCTCAATGACTGCTGCATTCTCCAAAGGTAGAGAACCAACAACCTCCGGTCGGTCTAAATCAGCCACAAACGAAGGTGATTGAACCGGCGAAAGATACGGTCTGACCGCAGGCATCGAACTAGATGCACCACCCGTGGAAGCTGGGCAAGGAACTGGAGCGGATGCCCCAGAACTATCAACACCAACCTCCAACTTCACGAACAACTCATGGATTCTGATCTCCGGAAAACTCCTTACACAGTAGAACAGAACCCTAATATCTTCATCAGCCTTAACCGCAAAGGTT
This sequence is a window from Arachis stenosperma cultivar V10309 chromosome 10, arast.V10309.gnm1.PFL2, whole genome shotgun sequence. Protein-coding genes within it:
- the LOC130956989 gene encoding uncharacterized protein LOC130956989, with amino-acid sequence MSLSDLKNSILEKLGVLGSKWVKKLFYKIPMAVVSTVFSMKPLRSFPEIRIHELFVKLEVGVDSSGASAPVPCPASTGGASSSMPAVRPYLSPVQSPSFVADLDRPEVVGSLPLENAAVIEPPNVVGTGGGLVPYIEDFGGPDQVENAMRDDESDQEPVDIDGDSDDDTGGNPHAQHRPSSSGSHQYPPHFSTLNLEALGQQEDSDEAVLSVKDYSIRRGVEYRVIESDHLKYHGKCKEFGKGCTWLIRVALRARKGTWEVRRYNGPHTCLATSISSDHRQLDYHVICARILPMVRADAAVTVKVLQQATEADYGFRPSYRKVWMAKQKAVAQIYGDWEESYAELPRWMLGIQVTMPGTITVLKTSPVRIGGGVDESTVYFHRLFWTFSPCVEAFRHCKPLVSIDGTHLYGKYGGTLLLAIAQDGNSNILPIAFALVEGENAESWSFFLSNLREHVTPQEGILVISDRHNGIKAALEAPETGWLPPRAFRAYCIRHVAANFALTFKGKDLRRLLVNAAYAKTEAEFYYWFDIMRTENPAMCDWANRMEYDKWTQHEDAGRRFGHMTTNISECVNSVLKGTRNLLVTSLVKSTYGRLAQLFVVRGQTAEAQLGSGHEFCQALVKAIDWNLRDSRCFTVTLYDRH